In Candidatus Dormiibacterota bacterium, the sequence AGTGCACGCCGTCCAGTGGGCGAAGGTGGGGCCGGTCGTCGCTGCGCTGGTGACGTCGCCCGTCATCGGCATGGTGGGCGCCTACCTCGTCATGGTGGCGCTGCTCAACGTCTTCCGCCGCGCTCATCCAGGTCGCGCCAACCGGCGCTTCCGCCGCGCGCAGATCGCCTCCGCCGCCTTCGTCTCCTTCAGCCATGGGGCCAACGACGCCCAGAAGACCATGGGGGTCATCACCCTGGCGCTGCTGAGCACCGGGCACCTGACCCTGCACGGGCGGGAGAGGTTCCCCGCGGTTCCCCTCTGGGTGGTGAGCGCGGCGGCGCTCGCCATCGGCCTGGGGACCTACGCCGGCGGCTGGCGCATCATCCGCACCGTGGGCTCGCGGATCATCCGCCTGGAACCCGACGCCGGGTTCGCCGCTCAGACGGTGGCGGCCGCGGTGATCCAGGGCGCCACCCAGCTGGGCCTGCCAGTGAGCACGACCCACGTGGTGACCGGGTCGGTGATGGGGGCCGGTGCGACACGCCGCGTCGCCGCGGTGCGCTGGGGACTGGCGCGCCGGATCCTGGCCGCCTGGGTGCTCACCATCCCGGCCTCGGCGCTGGTCGCGGGAGGCATGGCGCTCCTGCTGCGCTGAGGCGGCTACCCGAGCCGGGCGCCGCGGTGACGGCGGTCACTGCACGCGACTGGTGGCAGGCGGGAGGATGTCCCCGGTGCCCCCCCCGCCGTGCCAGGATGGCGGACCATGACGCGGCGTGAGGTTTCGTGGACACCGGTCTCCCCCACCCCGGCGGCGGAGCTGCTGACCACCGCCGGCCGGATCGTCGAGGACACCCGTGTGCTGGAGCAGCTGGCCGAGGAGCTCCGAGCGGAGAACGCCGCACTGCGGAGGGATCGCGACGGCCTTCTCGCTCTCCTCACCACGGTGACCCGGCGGCTGCCGGAGCCGCGTCCGCCCCGGGGGCGGCCTCCCGGCCCTCCCCCGCCGCGAGCCCGGCCGGAGGACCCGCGGGTGTCGGAGGACGTCTCGCTCAACGGCCTCATCCTCGACCGCGCCGCCGGTCGCGCGCTGGCCGGCGGCCATGTGATCCCGCTGTCGCCGCGCGAGTTCGAGCTGCTCGCCCATCTGCTGGATCGCCGTGGTCGCGCGGTGTCGAAGGAGGCACTCCGCCGCGCGGTCTGGCCCGGCGCTGGCGGCGACGATCTGAGGACGGTGCGGGTCCACGTGAGCGGCCTCCGGACGAAGCTGGAGGGCTTCGTCGGGCTGCCGGTCCGCATCACCACCGTCCACCGCGTCGGCTACCGCCTCGACGTCGTCGACGAGCCCGGCTGAGCGGCGGTGCCGAGAGCGGAGGGAACGCCGTGTGAGGGAAGCTGCCCGGACCACCCGAGGTGCCCGGGCATGGTCGTGAACCAACGGCCCCCCGAGGCCCCGGCGCTGGCGGCGCACCCACGCGCGAACGCGCGGTGCGGGCGGTGTGGGGCCTCGTACTCCTGGGATGGCGGGCGCCTCACCTATCTCGGCGTTCACGATCAGGGCGGGATCGTCGCCCGCCGATGATTCTGGCGTCCCGACCCGGTCCACCTCCTCGAGACCCACCACACCGGACCAGCAGAGGAGAAGCTCATGACCCTCCCCGAGGTCGTGACCCGAGACGAATGGCTGGTCGCGCGCCGCGAGCTCCTCGCCAGGGAGAAGGAGCTCACCCGGGCACGTGACGCGCTGAACGCCGACCGCCGCAGGCTGCCGATGGTCAGGATCGACAAGGACTACGTCTTCGACGGCCCCGAGGGCCAGGCCAGCCTCCTCGACCTGTTCGACGGCCGCCGCCAGCTCATCGTCCGGCACTTCATGTTCTCGCCGAGCTGGGAGGACGGCTGCCAGAGCTGCTCCGCGGGAGCCGACGAGATCTCGCCCGGTCTCCTCCAGCACCTGCACGCCCGCGACACCACGATGGTCGTCGTCGCCCGTGCGCCGCTGGCGAGGATCGAGGCCTACAGGGCGCGCAGGGGCTGGACCTTCCCCTGGTACTCGTCGTATGGCAGCGACTTCAACTACGACTTCCACGTCACCCTGGACGAGTCCGTCGCGCCGATCGAATACAACTACAAGACCCTGGTGGAGCTGCAGCAGGCATCGCCGCCCGGCCACGTCATCGAGCAGCCCATGGAGGGGCCCGGCCAGAGCTGCTTCCTCCGTGACCGCGACGCCGTCTTCCACACCTACTCCACCTACGCCCGCGGGACCGAGATGGTCGGCGGCTCCTACTACTACCTCGACCAGACCGCGCTCGGCCGCCAGGAGGACTGGGAGGAGCCGAAGGGTCGCGTGGCCGCGGCGCGCGGTGCGAACCCCAACTTCTCGACGTGACCCGGGGAGGGGCTGGGCGTGATCGTGGCGAGCCGGGCCTGGGCCCGATCCAGGAGGCGATCGACGAGCGGCTCGGCAGCGCGGGGCCTCGCGGTGAGGGCCTCGATGATGGATCGAGGTGACCGCGGTTAAGAGGTGACCAACGACGCAGGCGGCGCCGTCGCCGCGATTGCGCGCCGCGTCCGCGGCGATCACCATCCCGGGGGAGCTGGTCGCGGGTGTGTGGAGGGAGGACGCCATGACGGCGAGGACACCGGCGGTGGTGGCGCTGTGGGCGGCCGCAGCGCTGACCGGGTGCGGCAGCGGGGCGCATCCGGCTGGGGGTGGCGCGGGCACGACGTCCGTCACCACCGCGGGGAACCCGGTGTCGCCGGTCACCGTCACCGAGACCGGGTCGACGCTGATGCTGCCCTACCTGCAGCGGGTGGCCGGCCCGCTGCAGCACGCCTACTCGAACATCGCGCTTCGACCCTCCGGGGGGGGCTCGGGCAGGGGCATCGCCGACGCCCTCGCCGGCGCCGTCGACCTGGGCGGCTCGGACGCGTACCTGAGCAACACCCAGCAGCAGGCGAACCTCGACGTCCTCGACCTGCCGGTGGTCGTCTCCGCGCAGTCGATCGACTACAACCTGCCGTCGGTCGGCGATGTCAGGCTGAACGGCGACGTCCTGGCGAGGATGTACCGGGGGGACGTCACCCGCTGGAACGACGCCGCGATCGCCGCGCTCAACCCCGGGGTCGCCCTGCCGGCCACCACGGTGGTGCCGGTGCGCCGCGCCGAGCCGTCCGGCGACACGTTCATCTTCACCCAGTTCCTCGCCAACTCCACCGACTCGTGGAGGAGCACGCCCGGGTACGGCGCCACCGTGGGCTGGCCGGCGGTGCCCGGCGAGCTCAGCGCCCGGGGCAACGCGGGCATGGTCTCGACCTGCGCCGCCACCCCCGGCTGTGTCGCCTATGTGGGCGTCAGCGTCGCCCAGGCCGCGGCGGCCGCGGGTCTGGGCGAGGCGCAGCTGCAGAACCGGGCGGGCAACTTCCTGCGGCCCACCCACGACACCGTCAGCGCCGCACTGTACAACGCCCAGCAGCTGGTTCCCGAGGACCTGCGCCAGTCGCTGGTGTACGCCAGCGGCGCCAACTCCTACCCGATCGTGAACTACGAGTACCTGATGGTGAGGACCACCCAGCACGGCGGGGACCGGGCGATGGCGATCCGGACCCTGCTCAGCTGGCTCATCGATCCCGCCGGTGGCAGCTCACCCGAGCAGCTCTCGCCGGTCAACTTCGTCGCCCTCCCCGACGGCGTGCTCGCCAAGGTGCGGGCGGCGATCCCGAGGATCACCGCGGGCTGAGGGTTTTCGTCGGCGGATCGTCACCGCGGGGCACCGGCGGCGGTGACGGTCACCTCATACGCTGGTCACGATGAGCGATGCGACCCGGGCGCGGCTGGCGCTGAGGACGACGGCGGTCGTGACCCTCGCAGCCGCCGCGGCGAGCCTGAGCATGTCGGTGGGGCACCGCGACCCCGCGCCCGCCGCCCCCGTCCCGCCGCTCGGGCACACCTGCGTGCCGCTCCCCTCCAGCGGCGGCGCCGACGTCGTCCTCGACCTCGCCGGGGCGGCCGCGCCGGTGCAGACCGTGCGGGTGCGCACCGGGCAGACCCTCGGGGTGGGCGGCCGCAGCGGCTGCGACCCGTATCACCTCCCCGCCACCGCCGGACCGCTGCTCCAGGAGGTGGCACGCCACAGCTCCGCCGGAGGCGACCTCGACGTCGAGTACCTGGCGCTCGCGGCCGGCACCGTCACCCTGCCGCTCTGCGCCAGCGCGTGCACGCCCGCATCGGTGGTGGTCACCGTGCTCCCGGCCGGTGATCCGGCCCAGGCGGCGCTGCGTGGCACCGGGACCATCACCCTCACCGGCGCAGGGTTCGCCGGCACCCACCCGCTCGAGGTCGACTGCCCGAAGCGGGTGCGCGACGGCGCCGTCGACGCCGGCCCTGCGTTCCGGTTCACCGCCGCGGGGGTGGCCTTCAGCGGCGTGGTGAATGCCGGGATCCGCACCGTGGGCGAGCAGCTCTCGCGCCCCGTCCAGAAGGGCAACGTGGTGCTCGGCGCCGGCAGCCCGGCCCACGACCCCATGTTCCTGATCGAGTACCCACGCTCCGGCACCCTGTCCGTCGACGACGGCGGCGGCACCCTGACCGCGGCGCCGCTCCTCGCGGACGGCATCTCCCAGGACTGGGGGACGGTGGCGCTGACCTGGCACTGCTAGCCGTTCGGCGCGCTGCTGCGCGCCGCTCGGAGGTGCGGCCGCCCACCGTGGCGCGCGCACAGTCGTGACTCTCGATGCGGCGCCGTCGCCGACCTGCGACGGCAGCACCCGACGGTCGTGACCCGCTCTCCAGCGGAGCGCGGCCGGTGCGTCCGTAGCCTCAGGGGGTGCGCATCTCCCCCCGTCTCACCGTGGCCGCGGTCTCGGTCGCATCCCTCGTCGCCGGCGCCGCCGGAACCGTGACCGCCGGCTCCGCGGGCACCTCCGGCGGCCAGTTCACCGTCCAGTGCGCCTACAGCCACACCCTCAGGGACGACAGCATCGTGTTCCCGGCGAAGCCGGGCGCGAGCCACGCCCACGACTTCTACGGCAACGTCTCCACCAGCGCGGCGTCGACGTACGCATCGCTGCTCGGCGCCGGCACCACCTGCACCAGCCCCGACGACACCGCCGGCTACTGGCAGCCGGCGCTGCTCGTCAACGGCACGCCGGTCGCCGCCAACGCCGAGCGCGCCTACTACGCGAACGTGACCAGGGGGACGATCCGCGCCTTCCCCGCGGGGCTGCGGATCATCGCCGGCAACTCGAAGGCGAGCGGTCCCCAGCCCCCCTCCG encodes:
- a CDS encoding inorganic phosphate transporter — encoded protein: TRALSPRLAVAMSAVLNLVGAIVATQLLHTKVADTIGGLVKPAGGIGLGMIIAALAGAIVWNLITWRAGLPSSSSHALIGGLIGMGMVGYGVHAVQWAKVGPVVAALVTSPVIGMVGAYLVMVALLNVFRRAHPGRANRRFRRAQIASAAFVSFSHGANDAQKTMGVITLALLSTGHLTLHGRERFPAVPLWVVSAAALAIGLGTYAGGWRIIRTVGSRIIRLEPDAGFAAQTVAAAVIQGATQLGLPVSTTHVVTGSVMGAGATRRVAAVRWGLARRILAAWVLTIPASALVAGGMALLLR
- a CDS encoding winged helix-turn-helix domain-containing protein, which encodes MTRREVSWTPVSPTPAAELLTTAGRIVEDTRVLEQLAEELRAENAALRRDRDGLLALLTTVTRRLPEPRPPRGRPPGPPPPRARPEDPRVSEDVSLNGLILDRAAGRALAGGHVIPLSPREFELLAHLLDRRGRAVSKEALRRAVWPGAGGDDLRTVRVHVSGLRTKLEGFVGLPVRITTVHRVGYRLDVVDEPG
- a CDS encoding DUF899 domain-containing protein is translated as MTLPEVVTRDEWLVARRELLAREKELTRARDALNADRRRLPMVRIDKDYVFDGPEGQASLLDLFDGRRQLIVRHFMFSPSWEDGCQSCSAGADEISPGLLQHLHARDTTMVVVARAPLARIEAYRARRGWTFPWYSSYGSDFNYDFHVTLDESVAPIEYNYKTLVELQQASPPGHVIEQPMEGPGQSCFLRDRDAVFHTYSTYARGTEMVGGSYYYLDQTALGRQEDWEEPKGRVAAARGANPNFST
- the pstS gene encoding phosphate ABC transporter substrate-binding protein PstS is translated as MTARTPAVVALWAAAALTGCGSGAHPAGGGAGTTSVTTAGNPVSPVTVTETGSTLMLPYLQRVAGPLQHAYSNIALRPSGGGSGRGIADALAGAVDLGGSDAYLSNTQQQANLDVLDLPVVVSAQSIDYNLPSVGDVRLNGDVLARMYRGDVTRWNDAAIAALNPGVALPATTVVPVRRAEPSGDTFIFTQFLANSTDSWRSTPGYGATVGWPAVPGELSARGNAGMVSTCAATPGCVAYVGVSVAQAAAAAGLGEAQLQNRAGNFLRPTHDTVSAALYNAQQLVPEDLRQSLVYASGANSYPIVNYEYLMVRTTQHGGDRAMAIRTLLSWLIDPAGGSSPEQLSPVNFVALPDGVLAKVRAAIPRITAG